In Egicoccus sp. AB-alg2, a single genomic region encodes these proteins:
- a CDS encoding carbohydrate ABC transporter permease, whose product MSLPPDTVGRRRAEQAATPSGAGGDGAARGRGPRRRRRRGASWRQRFDRTLLPPLLLAPALLIIFGLVGYPVLRTFWLSFHDAGLAAMVSGDMEFVGIDNYVTILTDAHYRRVFLVTAVFGLACVVGTMVLGIGVALLLNQPFKGRFVLGVLVLLPWAMPRVAAATIWRWMFHDQYGVVNWLFTTFGFSNFEGFAWFVSPLRAFTAIGVVVVWQSFPFVALSVLAALQSIPQDVVEAARLDGATATQRLRHITLPMIKPVLVVMVIISTIWNFKVFDQVFVMTEGGPARSTEVLSIATWREAFTRLDFGLASALAIAMFLILTVVTIVYVRVIRDDEELT is encoded by the coding sequence ATGTCCCTCCCGCCGGACACCGTCGGACGGCGTCGCGCCGAGCAGGCCGCGACGCCGTCCGGCGCGGGCGGTGACGGGGCGGCCCGCGGCCGGGGTCCCCGTCGCCGCCGCCGGCGCGGTGCCAGCTGGCGGCAGCGCTTCGACCGGACCCTGCTGCCGCCGCTGCTGCTCGCCCCGGCCCTGCTGATCATCTTCGGCCTGGTCGGTTATCCGGTCCTGCGCACCTTCTGGCTCTCGTTCCACGACGCCGGGCTGGCCGCCATGGTCAGTGGGGACATGGAGTTCGTCGGGATCGACAACTACGTCACGATCCTGACCGACGCCCACTACCGGCGCGTGTTCCTGGTCACGGCCGTGTTCGGCCTGGCCTGCGTCGTCGGCACCATGGTCCTGGGCATCGGCGTCGCCCTCCTGCTCAACCAGCCCTTCAAGGGCCGCTTCGTGCTGGGCGTGCTCGTCCTGCTGCCGTGGGCGATGCCGCGGGTCGCGGCCGCCACGATCTGGCGGTGGATGTTCCACGACCAGTACGGCGTCGTGAACTGGCTGTTCACCACGTTCGGGTTCTCGAACTTCGAGGGCTTCGCGTGGTTCGTGTCACCACTGCGCGCCTTCACCGCCATCGGCGTGGTCGTGGTCTGGCAGTCGTTCCCGTTCGTGGCGCTGTCGGTCCTGGCCGCGTTGCAGTCGATCCCCCAGGACGTCGTCGAGGCCGCCCGCCTCGACGGTGCGACCGCGACCCAGCGGCTGCGGCACATCACCCTGCCGATGATCAAACCCGTCCTGGTCGTGATGGTGATCATCTCCACGATCTGGAACTTCAAGGTCTTCGACCAGGTCTTCGTCATGACCGAGGGCGGACCGGCCCGCTCCACCGAGGTGCTGTCGATCGCCACCTGGCGCGAGGCGTTCACCCGCCTGGACTTCGGCCTGGCGTCGGCGCTCGCGATCGCGATGTTCCTGATCCTGACCGTCGTCACGATCGTCTACGTGCGGGTCATCCGTGACGACGAGGAGCTGACCTGA
- a CDS encoding carbohydrate ABC transporter permease has translation MAAVPAAGTRPRTSLRRSRAKRRAGRVATYLVAAVVGLFSVFPLFWMVLTSIKPRAEIVTRDPVFWPSEFQWERYGDVLARGFTTYLGNSLFIATTVTVIGVLVAALAGYSLARFDLPLKRYLLLVVLATQMFPVVVLLIPFFAVMRQLDLLNSYTGLIITYMSFSIPLAIWILRGFFRGIPDELEDAALVDGCSRFGAMWRIVLPLAGPGIAACSIYVFIAAWNEFLFALTFTSSDDMRTLPVALQAFIGRDATDHGAIMAASTLFTLPVVSFFLFVHKRLTEGMVSGAVKG, from the coding sequence ATGGCTGCCGTCCCCGCCGCTGGCACCCGGCCGCGCACCAGCCTGCGCCGCTCGCGCGCCAAGCGCCGTGCCGGCCGCGTCGCCACCTACCTCGTCGCCGCCGTCGTCGGTCTCTTCAGCGTGTTCCCGCTGTTCTGGATGGTGCTGACCTCCATCAAGCCGCGCGCGGAGATCGTCACCCGCGACCCGGTGTTCTGGCCCAGTGAGTTCCAGTGGGAGCGCTACGGCGACGTGCTCGCCCGCGGCTTCACGACCTACCTCGGCAACTCGCTGTTCATCGCCACGACCGTCACCGTCATCGGCGTCCTGGTCGCGGCGCTGGCCGGCTACTCGCTGGCACGCTTCGACCTGCCGCTGAAGCGCTACCTGCTGCTGGTCGTGCTCGCGACGCAGATGTTCCCCGTGGTCGTGCTGCTGATCCCGTTCTTCGCCGTCATGCGGCAGTTGGATCTGCTGAACAGCTACACCGGGCTCATCATCACCTACATGAGCTTCTCCATCCCGTTGGCGATCTGGATCCTGCGCGGCTTCTTCCGGGGCATCCCCGACGAACTCGAGGACGCCGCGCTGGTCGACGGCTGCAGCCGCTTCGGTGCCATGTGGCGGATCGTGCTGCCGCTGGCCGGCCCCGGCATCGCCGCCTGCTCCATCTACGTGTTCATCGCGGCCTGGAACGAGTTCCTGTTCGCGCTGACGTTCACCAGCTCCGACGACATGCGCACGCTGCCGGTGGCGCTGCAGGCCTTCATCGGCCGCGACGCCACCGACCACGGCGCGATCATGGCCGCCAGCACGTTGTTCACGCTGCCGGTGGTGAGCTTCTTCCTGTTCGTCCACAAGCGGCTGACCGAGGGCATGGTCAGCGGCGCGGTGAAGGGCTGA
- the murQ gene encoding N-acetylmuramic acid 6-phosphate etherase: MTERLVLDHLATEGRLPAARDLDRLPTREQVALFAAEDARAAAAVAAAGDQIADAIDLVVAGMRRGGRLVYVGAGTPGRLAVTDAAECRPTFGLTDGHVVAVMAGGDDAMSKAAERGEDDADAGRADLVAQDLRPEDVVVGITASGRTPYVASALAYAREVGAPTVAVVNNPGSPIGDAADVAIVADTGPEILAGSTRLKAGTAQKLVLNTISTLTMVQLGRTYGDLMVDVQANNAKLVARARSIVVAATGVDHDTAEAALTAAGGRAKVAIVALLAGVDVVEAERRLAAADGHVRAAAERPDH; encoded by the coding sequence GTGACCGAGCGACTCGTGCTCGACCACCTCGCGACCGAGGGGCGTCTGCCCGCCGCGCGCGACCTCGACCGGCTGCCCACCCGCGAGCAGGTGGCGCTGTTCGCCGCCGAGGATGCCCGGGCGGCCGCCGCCGTGGCCGCGGCCGGTGACCAGATCGCGGACGCGATCGACCTGGTCGTCGCCGGCATGCGACGCGGCGGCCGGCTGGTCTACGTCGGAGCGGGGACCCCGGGCCGGCTCGCCGTGACCGACGCCGCGGAGTGCCGCCCCACGTTCGGGCTCACCGACGGGCACGTCGTCGCGGTCATGGCCGGCGGTGACGACGCCATGTCGAAGGCGGCCGAGCGCGGCGAGGACGATGCCGACGCCGGCCGGGCCGACCTGGTCGCCCAGGACCTGCGCCCCGAGGACGTGGTCGTCGGCATCACCGCCTCCGGGCGGACCCCCTACGTGGCCTCGGCCCTCGCGTACGCGCGCGAGGTCGGCGCGCCGACGGTCGCCGTCGTGAACAACCCCGGCTCCCCCATCGGCGACGCGGCCGACGTCGCCATCGTCGCCGACACCGGACCCGAGATCCTGGCCGGCTCCACCCGCCTCAAGGCCGGCACGGCCCAGAAGCTGGTCCTCAACACCATCTCCACCCTGACCATGGTGCAGCTCGGGCGCACCTACGGCGACCTGATGGTCGATGTACAGGCCAACAACGCCAAGCTCGTCGCGCGGGCCCGCAGCATCGTCGTCGCCGCGACCGGGGTCGACCACGACACCGCCGAGGCCGCGCTGACGGCGGCCGGTGGGCGCGCCAAGGTGGCCATCGTGGCGCTGTTGGCCGGGGTCGACGTCGTGGAGGCCGAACGCCGGCTCGCGGCCGCCGACGGCCACGTGCGGGCCGCCGCCGAGCGGCCCGACCACTGA
- a CDS encoding anhydro-N-acetylmuramic acid kinase translates to MRVVGLLSGTSVDAVDAAVVDAELADGGEVLHLRRVGETTVPFDEDLRRRVLDALPTGASAPRGEADTRALCLLDADLGRAFAAAARRTVERVAGGHADLLVSHGQTVHHEVADGRVLATLQLGQPAELAEATGLPVVADLRTRDVAAGGQGAPLVSMLDHLVLAGADAPVAALNLGGIANLTVVRPDGPTIAFDAGPANALLDAAMRAATEGGGDHDEGGRLTAAGRVDARLLGVLLDDPFLAAPPPKSTGKERYHAGYLDAALARAPVPRLEDRLATLADAVAAAVADHAARYGVRRVVASGGGVHNAGLVAALRRRLGDVGATWATTDDVGLPVDAKEAIAFALLGWLTWHGLPGTVASCTGAAGPRVLGSITPGAQPLRLPEPLPVLPSRVVVSPPAGTSGAGSDGPRTDRDRLPRAGTIPERAP, encoded by the coding sequence ATGCGCGTCGTCGGCCTGCTCTCGGGCACGTCCGTCGACGCCGTCGACGCGGCCGTCGTGGACGCCGAACTGGCCGACGGTGGCGAGGTACTGCACCTGCGCCGTGTCGGCGAGACGACCGTCCCCTTCGACGAGGACCTTCGCCGCCGGGTCCTGGACGCCCTGCCGACCGGCGCGAGCGCGCCCCGGGGCGAGGCCGACACCCGTGCGTTGTGCCTGCTCGACGCCGACCTCGGGCGGGCGTTCGCCGCCGCGGCACGCCGCACCGTCGAGCGCGTCGCCGGCGGCCACGCCGACCTGCTGGTCAGCCATGGACAGACCGTGCACCACGAGGTCGCCGACGGCCGGGTGCTGGCCACCCTGCAGTTGGGGCAGCCGGCCGAGCTGGCCGAGGCCACCGGCCTACCAGTGGTCGCCGACCTGCGCACCCGCGACGTCGCCGCCGGCGGGCAGGGAGCCCCGTTGGTCAGCATGCTCGACCACCTCGTGCTCGCCGGAGCGGACGCCCCCGTCGCCGCGCTGAACCTCGGCGGCATCGCCAACCTCACCGTGGTCCGGCCCGACGGGCCGACGATCGCCTTCGATGCCGGTCCGGCCAACGCGCTGCTGGACGCCGCGATGCGCGCGGCGACCGAGGGTGGCGGGGATCACGACGAGGGTGGCCGGCTGACGGCGGCCGGCCGCGTCGACGCCCGCCTGCTCGGGGTGCTGCTCGACGACCCGTTCCTCGCGGCCCCGCCGCCGAAGTCCACCGGCAAGGAGCGCTACCACGCCGGCTACCTCGACGCCGCCCTGGCCCGTGCCCCCGTACCACGACTCGAAGACCGGCTGGCCACCCTCGCCGACGCCGTCGCCGCCGCGGTGGCCGACCACGCGGCCCGCTACGGGGTGCGGCGCGTGGTCGCCAGCGGCGGTGGCGTCCACAACGCCGGGCTCGTCGCCGCGCTGCGTCGCCGGCTCGGCGACGTCGGGGCCACCTGGGCGACCACCGACGACGTCGGCCTGCCCGTGGACGCCAAGGAGGCCATCGCGTTCGCACTGCTGGGCTGGCTGACCTGGCACGGGCTGCCCGGCACGGTGGCGTCGTGCACGGGTGCGGCCGGTCCCCGCGTGCTCGGTTCGATCACCCCGGGGGCGCAGCCGCTGCGCCTGCCCGAGCCGCTGCCCGTCCTGCCCTCCCGCGTCGTGGTGAGCCCGCCGGCCGGGACGTCCGGGGCGGGGTCCGATGGGCCACGCACCGACCGCGACCGCCTGCCGCGGGCCGGCACCATCCCGGAGAGGGCCCCATGA
- the nagA gene encoding N-acetylglucosamine-6-phosphate deacetylase — MRLGVDAVVDAGVLRPGDVEIADGRIAAVDLPPAGSGLLGARGFVDLQVNGFAGVDVLAADADGLREAGRAMAATGVQAWQPTLITSAEPDTLRALRALATVGEDPGGARILGVHLEGPFLAPERLGTHPAEHRREPDRALLLRLLAAGPVTYVTLAPERPGAMALVDLLVARGIVVSLGHSAADAAQAHAAFDRGARTVTHLFNAMTAFTPRAPGIAGAALSRDDVVVQLIVDGHHLAPETVRLAFAAARGRVALVTDAVAAAALGDGDYRLGDVEVHVAEGAVRRGDGTLAGSALTMPAAVRNAVALGIPLVEAVAAATVTPAGLVGHAELATVRPGAPADLVALDETGGLRRVLQAGQEYEEVHG; from the coding sequence ATGAGACTCGGAGTCGACGCCGTCGTGGACGCCGGTGTCCTGCGCCCCGGCGACGTGGAGATCGCCGATGGCCGGATCGCCGCCGTCGACCTGCCACCCGCCGGCAGCGGCCTGCTGGGCGCCCGCGGGTTCGTCGACCTGCAGGTCAACGGCTTCGCGGGGGTCGACGTGCTGGCAGCCGACGCCGACGGCCTGCGCGAGGCCGGCCGCGCGATGGCGGCCACCGGCGTGCAGGCCTGGCAGCCGACGCTGATCACGTCGGCCGAGCCGGACACGCTGCGGGCCCTGCGGGCCCTGGCCACCGTCGGCGAGGACCCCGGCGGGGCCCGAATCCTCGGCGTCCACCTCGAAGGTCCGTTCCTGGCCCCGGAGCGGCTCGGGACCCATCCCGCCGAGCACCGCCGCGAGCCCGACCGAGCCCTGCTGCTCCGGCTGCTGGCAGCTGGCCCGGTGACCTACGTCACGCTCGCGCCGGAGCGTCCCGGCGCGATGGCGCTCGTGGACCTGCTCGTCGCCCGCGGCATCGTCGTGTCGCTCGGGCACAGCGCGGCCGACGCGGCGCAGGCGCACGCCGCCTTCGATCGTGGCGCCCGCACCGTCACGCACCTGTTCAACGCGATGACCGCCTTCACGCCGCGCGCACCCGGCATCGCCGGGGCCGCCCTCTCGCGCGACGACGTGGTGGTCCAGCTCATCGTCGACGGCCATCACCTCGCGCCCGAGACGGTGCGGTTGGCATTCGCCGCCGCCCGCGGCCGGGTGGCGCTGGTGACCGACGCCGTCGCCGCGGCCGCGCTCGGTGACGGCGACTACCGGCTGGGTGACGTCGAGGTGCACGTCGCGGAGGGCGCCGTACGTCGCGGTGACGGCACGCTGGCCGGCAGCGCGCTGACGATGCCGGCAGCCGTCCGGAACGCCGTGGCCCTCGGGATCCCGCTGGTCGAGGCGGTCGCTGCCGCCACCGTCACCCCGGCCGGCCTGGTCGGTCATGCCGAGCTCGCCACCGTGCGACCCGGCGCCCCCGCCGACCTCGTCGCGCTCGACGAGACGGGTGGGCTGCGACGGGTCCTGCAGGCCGGTCAGGAGTACGAGGAGGTCCACGGATGA
- a CDS encoding SIS domain-containing protein, translating into MSRLSTEIAEQPAAVGRLVDRVTPMLPELHRALWPADVHHVVLVARGSSDNAARYAQYLFGLHHRLPVALAAPSLGSVYGVEPDFRGAMVIAVSQSGQSPDVVGVLDAAQRQGRPTLAVTNDPDSPLAAAAGQVLDLGVGPERSVAATKTYTASLAALALVSVARFGDDRRAALLADLAALPEVLSATVDLDVTAAAAGLRDTEHLLVAGRGLNYGTTFEVALKVRELSGMVAEAYSPPDLLHGPIAAVAPGAAALLVAPTEPSLAGHRELVAPLRARGAVVAALSADPELLESVDLPIALPREPADWLTPVSTVVPAQRLAAALAADRGRDLDAPPGLHKVTRTS; encoded by the coding sequence ATGAGCCGCCTGTCCACGGAGATCGCCGAGCAGCCCGCCGCCGTGGGCCGCCTCGTCGACCGCGTCACACCGATGCTGCCGGAGTTGCACCGTGCCCTGTGGCCGGCCGACGTCCACCACGTCGTGCTCGTCGCCCGCGGCTCCTCCGACAACGCCGCCCGTTACGCGCAGTACCTGTTCGGCCTGCACCACCGCCTCCCGGTCGCGTTGGCGGCTCCGTCGCTGGGGTCGGTCTACGGCGTGGAGCCGGACTTCCGCGGGGCGATGGTGATCGCGGTGTCACAGTCGGGCCAGTCCCCCGACGTGGTCGGCGTCCTGGACGCGGCCCAGCGTCAGGGCCGTCCGACGCTCGCGGTCACCAACGACCCCGACTCGCCGCTGGCCGCCGCTGCCGGGCAGGTCCTCGACCTCGGCGTCGGCCCCGAGCGGTCGGTCGCCGCCACCAAGACCTACACCGCCTCGCTCGCCGCCTTGGCACTGGTCAGCGTCGCGCGGTTCGGCGACGACCGGCGCGCCGCGCTGCTGGCGGACCTGGCGGCGCTGCCCGAGGTGCTGTCCGCGACCGTCGACCTCGACGTGACCGCCGCGGCGGCCGGGCTGCGCGACACCGAGCACCTGCTGGTGGCCGGGCGCGGGCTCAACTACGGCACCACCTTCGAGGTCGCGCTGAAGGTCCGCGAGCTCAGCGGCATGGTCGCCGAGGCCTATTCGCCGCCAGACCTGCTCCACGGTCCCATCGCGGCCGTCGCGCCCGGCGCCGCGGCCCTGCTGGTGGCCCCGACGGAGCCCAGCCTGGCCGGCCACCGCGAACTGGTCGCGCCGCTGCGCGCCCGCGGCGCGGTCGTGGCCGCGCTGAGCGCCGACCCCGAACTGTTGGAGTCGGTCGACCTGCCGATCGCGCTGCCGCGCGAGCCGGCGGACTGGCTCACCCCGGTCAGCACCGTCGTGCCGGCGCAACGGCTGGCCGCCGCGCTGGCCGCCGACCGGGGACGCGACCTGGACGCGCCGCCGGGGCTGCACAAGGTGACCCGCACGAGCTGA
- a CDS encoding rhomboid family intramembrane serine protease, protein MSEHETSTDTCYLHPDREALLRCSRCERPICADDMIEAPVGYQCRQCAQGGQPVRRLGDLFVRPLVSQTLVGIIAVVYVVSMAVPLTRQFGLVPVLVGTEPWRLITSAFLHVGLIHVGFNGLLLWRLGEMLEPVLGHLRFGALYLAGLAGGALGVVGLAWLTAFTPLASIPLLGVVFATGPASVTVGASGAVFGLMGAAMAGMRARGVDPWRTDVGSLVLLNLVITFLIPGISVGGHLGGLLAGFVAGKVLFVDAGRARRAATVTFAAAAAVLLTTTLLF, encoded by the coding sequence GTGAGCGAGCACGAGACCAGCACCGACACCTGCTACCTGCACCCGGATCGCGAGGCCCTGCTGCGTTGCTCGCGCTGCGAGCGACCGATCTGCGCCGACGACATGATCGAGGCCCCGGTCGGGTACCAGTGCCGGCAGTGTGCCCAGGGCGGGCAGCCGGTCCGCCGGCTCGGTGACCTGTTCGTCCGCCCGCTCGTGAGCCAGACGCTGGTCGGGATCATCGCCGTCGTCTACGTGGTCAGCATGGCGGTGCCGCTCACCCGGCAGTTCGGCCTGGTGCCGGTGCTCGTCGGCACCGAGCCGTGGCGGCTGATCACCAGCGCGTTCCTGCACGTCGGGCTGATCCACGTCGGCTTCAACGGCCTGCTGTTGTGGCGGCTCGGCGAGATGCTGGAGCCCGTCCTCGGCCACCTGCGCTTCGGCGCGCTGTACCTCGCCGGGCTGGCCGGCGGTGCGCTGGGCGTGGTGGGCCTCGCCTGGCTGACGGCCTTCACCCCGCTGGCGAGCATCCCGCTGCTGGGCGTCGTGTTCGCGACCGGACCGGCGAGCGTGACCGTGGGCGCGTCCGGTGCCGTGTTCGGGCTGATGGGCGCCGCCATGGCCGGGATGCGGGCGCGCGGTGTCGACCCGTGGCGCACCGACGTGGGCAGCCTGGTGCTGCTCAACCTCGTCATCACGTTCTTGATCCCCGGCATCTCCGTGGGCGGCCACCTGGGCGGTCTGCTGGCGGGCTTCGTCGCCGGCAAGGTCCTGTTCGTCGACGCCGGCCGCGCACGTCGAGCGGCCACCGTCACCTTCGCCGCGGCCGCCGCGGTCCTGCTCACCACCACGCTGCTGTTCTGA
- a CDS encoding acetamidase/formamidase family protein: protein MTTMETGRQEALDHVLVDRYTDVVGPSNEMLGPVRDGGRIEYLTVPGCWGPMITPSIRSGHEVTLPVRVEGAEVGDAVALHVERLEQVSRATTSGTHEGWDGRFLSDPFVAGICPTCRDEGRHFLYPDTYLDGLGHAAVRCSACHGEVIPFRMIEGYTMVFDDDQAIGVTVTGQRAEEIAGDGRAWVGLPDNAAQHPITVLAKADLVGTMTRCRISAGNLGSIPAIDLPSSHNCGDFGAFLVGAEHEFAVTEEQLEARTDVHMDVDSVREGATVVVPVKVDGAGIYAGDVHAMIGDGEIAVHTTDIGARLVVRVEVVKGLTLDGPLLLPPVEDLPFLARPFAADEVERARQLADANATVLEGAVLPIQVLGSGPFVNAAVDNAVERAARLLDLSVHEVRNRGTIAGAVEIGRLPGFVQLSLQVPRRRLEALGVAGLVEQAYGPADGW from the coding sequence ATGACCACCATGGAGACGGGCCGCCAGGAGGCCCTCGACCACGTCCTGGTCGATCGCTACACCGACGTCGTCGGTCCGAGCAACGAGATGCTGGGCCCGGTCCGCGACGGTGGCCGGATCGAGTACCTCACGGTCCCCGGCTGCTGGGGGCCCATGATCACCCCGTCGATCCGCAGCGGCCACGAGGTCACCCTGCCGGTGCGGGTCGAGGGCGCCGAGGTCGGTGACGCCGTGGCCCTGCACGTCGAGCGGCTGGAGCAGGTCTCGCGCGCCACGACCTCGGGCACGCACGAGGGCTGGGACGGCCGGTTCCTGTCGGATCCGTTCGTCGCCGGGATCTGTCCGACGTGCCGCGACGAGGGCCGTCACTTCCTGTACCCCGACACCTACCTCGACGGTCTCGGGCACGCCGCGGTGCGGTGCTCGGCCTGCCACGGCGAGGTGATCCCGTTTCGCATGATCGAGGGCTACACGATGGTCTTCGACGACGACCAGGCGATCGGGGTCACCGTCACCGGCCAGCGGGCGGAGGAGATCGCCGGCGACGGGCGCGCGTGGGTGGGCCTGCCCGACAACGCGGCGCAGCACCCGATCACGGTCCTCGCCAAGGCGGACCTCGTCGGCACGATGACGCGGTGTCGCATCTCGGCGGGCAACCTCGGCTCCATCCCGGCGATCGACCTGCCCAGTTCGCACAACTGCGGCGACTTCGGGGCCTTCCTGGTCGGGGCCGAGCACGAGTTCGCCGTCACCGAGGAGCAACTCGAGGCCCGCACCGACGTGCACATGGACGTCGACTCGGTCCGCGAGGGCGCGACGGTGGTCGTGCCCGTCAAGGTCGACGGCGCCGGGATCTACGCCGGCGACGTCCACGCGATGATCGGCGACGGCGAGATCGCGGTGCACACCACCGACATCGGGGCGCGGCTGGTGGTTCGTGTCGAGGTCGTGAAGGGCCTGACCCTGGACGGGCCGTTGCTGCTGCCGCCGGTGGAGGACCTGCCCTTCCTGGCCCGCCCCTTCGCCGCCGACGAGGTCGAGCGCGCCCGGCAACTGGCCGACGCCAACGCGACGGTGCTGGAGGGAGCGGTCCTGCCCATCCAGGTGCTGGGTTCGGGACCGTTCGTCAACGCCGCTGTCGACAACGCGGTCGAACGCGCGGCCCGGCTGCTGGACCTGAGCGTGCACGAGGTCCGCAACCGCGGCACGATCGCGGGCGCGGTCGAGATCGGCCGGCTCCCCGGGTTCGTGCAGTTGAGCCTGCAGGTGCCGCGCCGGCGGCTCGAGGCGCTCGGAGTCGCCGGGCTGGTCGAGCAGGCCTACGGTCCGGCCGACGGCTGGTGA
- a CDS encoding amidohydrolase family protein, whose protein sequence is MIGDAFVFDGVAHPFNADPKNALGSAGEAFGQHLYAFHATLTPEGQTVLPPEEWLKQWDIGEIREMVFDQSDTDMLVSMPLPLTDLFRDGLSPWQECAELAQRDPERIVFWGTVNPMEGRKALDEMEEQVERYGARAFKFYNTRYDYGRPVPWRMDDPVVAFPVFEKARELGIHLIGVHKGVPLGPQPIEHTQTWDMDGAAAAFPDIDFVIFHVGLPFLDETCWQLIRHPNLYASLAATIDFIVRAPRQFAEVLGKLLFWAGEDKIVYGSEAPIFHPQWALEAFWDFQIPDDLVEGYGYPQLTEQAKRKILGENLLRLHGMDVEETVARLGRRREGER, encoded by the coding sequence ATGATCGGTGACGCCTTCGTGTTCGACGGGGTGGCCCACCCCTTCAACGCCGACCCCAAGAACGCCCTCGGCTCCGCCGGCGAGGCGTTCGGCCAGCACCTGTACGCCTTCCACGCGACTCTGACACCGGAGGGCCAGACCGTCCTGCCGCCGGAGGAGTGGCTCAAGCAGTGGGACATCGGCGAGATCCGCGAGATGGTCTTCGACCAGTCCGACACGGACATGCTGGTGTCGATGCCGTTGCCGCTGACGGACCTGTTCCGGGACGGGCTGTCGCCGTGGCAGGAGTGCGCCGAGCTCGCTCAGCGCGATCCGGAACGGATCGTCTTCTGGGGCACCGTCAACCCGATGGAGGGCCGCAAGGCGCTCGACGAGATGGAGGAACAGGTCGAGCGCTACGGCGCGAGGGCCTTCAAGTTCTACAACACCCGCTACGACTACGGCCGGCCGGTGCCGTGGCGGATGGACGACCCGGTGGTCGCGTTCCCGGTGTTCGAGAAGGCCCGCGAGCTCGGGATCCACCTGATCGGGGTCCACAAGGGCGTGCCACTCGGACCGCAGCCCATCGAGCACACCCAGACGTGGGACATGGACGGCGCCGCCGCCGCGTTCCCCGACATCGACTTCGTCATCTTCCACGTCGGGCTGCCCTTCCTCGACGAGACCTGCTGGCAGCTGATCCGGCATCCCAACCTGTACGCGTCACTGGCGGCGACGATCGACTTCATCGTCCGGGCGCCACGGCAGTTCGCCGAGGTGCTCGGCAAGCTGTTGTTCTGGGCCGGCGAGGACAAGATCGTCTACGGCAGCGAGGCGCCGATCTTCCATCCGCAGTGGGCACTCGAGGCGTTCTGGGACTTTCAGATCCCCGACGACCTCGTCGAGGGCTACGGCTACCCGCAGCTCACCGAACAGGCCAAGCGCAAGATCCTCGGCGAGAACCTGCTGCGCCTGCACGGCATGGACGTCGAGGAGACGGTCGCGCGGCTCGGCCGCCGCCGGGAGGGCGAACGATGA
- a CDS encoding metal-sulfur cluster assembly factor, whose product MASVPEAIVESLRGVVDPCCRDRGISVVDMGLVDDVRVDGQGNADVEIVLTSGWCPFQVDLLDEITAAVRTVPGVADAAVRITLDTAWSGDRLSPAARAALRFLPEPVEVGDRDAFLAATNSEPGADHDR is encoded by the coding sequence GTGGCGTCGGTACCCGAGGCCATCGTCGAGTCGTTGCGTGGGGTCGTCGATCCGTGCTGCCGGGACCGCGGCATCTCGGTGGTCGACATGGGGCTGGTCGACGACGTCCGCGTCGACGGCCAGGGCAACGCCGACGTGGAGATCGTGCTGACCAGCGGCTGGTGCCCGTTCCAGGTGGATTTGCTGGACGAGATCACCGCCGCGGTGCGGACGGTGCCTGGGGTCGCGGACGCGGCGGTGCGGATCACCCTCGACACGGCCTGGTCCGGCGACCGTCTCTCGCCGGCGGCCCGCGCGGCGCTGCGCTTCCTGCCCGAACCCGTCGAGGTCGGCGACCGCGACGCCTTCCTCGCCGCGACGAACTCCGAGCCAGGAGCCGACCATGATCGGTGA
- a CDS encoding IclR family transcriptional regulator translates to MEPPSDLIQSVSRALRILEAVGASPGGCNPKVVARRCDLHLSTTYHLLRTLAYEGYLARTSEGDYRLGLEISDRFRDLQASLTRPPRVAAVLRHLADTTGHSAYLARFVDDRVAIAGVVEAAGSPHLEDLIPGFDEAPHATALGKALLSRLPSRRRHDLVRGAGMRPFTSRTIRDLAALDAELAGTDVDTVFVEHGQFRGGVSCAAMLVPTADPEDPWWAIAVSAASPTFAGRRERLAAGLRVAAGDLAA, encoded by the coding sequence GTGGAGCCGCCGTCGGATCTCATCCAGAGCGTGTCGCGGGCGCTGCGGATCCTGGAGGCCGTTGGCGCCTCGCCCGGTGGCTGCAACCCGAAGGTGGTCGCGCGGCGCTGCGACCTGCACCTGTCGACCACCTACCACCTGCTGCGGACCCTGGCCTACGAGGGCTACCTGGCGCGAACGTCCGAAGGCGACTACCGGCTGGGGCTGGAGATCTCGGACCGGTTCCGCGACCTGCAGGCCAGCCTCACCCGGCCGCCACGCGTCGCCGCGGTGCTGCGCCACCTGGCCGACACCACCGGCCACAGCGCCTACCTCGCCCGGTTCGTCGACGACCGGGTCGCCATCGCCGGGGTGGTCGAGGCCGCCGGCTCACCGCACCTCGAGGACCTCATCCCCGGTTTCGACGAAGCCCCGCACGCCACCGCGCTGGGCAAGGCGCTGCTGTCGCGGCTGCCGTCGCGTCGTCGTCACGATCTCGTGCGGGGGGCCGGGATGCGGCCGTTCACGTCACGCACCATCCGCGACCTCGCCGCACTGGACGCGGAACTGGCCGGCACGGATGTCGACACGGTGTTCGTCGAGCACGGCCAGTTCCGCGGCGGCGTGTCGTGCGCGGCGATGCTGGTGCCCACCGCCGACCCGGAGGACCCCTGGTGGGCGATCGCGGTCAGCGCGGCGTCACCGACCTTCGCCGGCCGGCGCGAGCGGCTGGCCGCGGGCCTGCGCGTGGCCGCGGGCGATCTCGCGGCCTGA